From a single Nocardioides sp. dk884 genomic region:
- the carB gene encoding carbamoyl-phosphate synthase large subunit — protein MPKREDITSIMVIGSGPIIIGQAAEFDYSGTQACRVLKEEGLRVILVNSNPATIMTDPEFADATYVEPITPEFVEKVIAKERPDALLATLGGQTALNAAMALAANGVLEKYGVELIGASIEAIDRGENRQVFKKIVEELGGESAKSVICHTMEDCLAAAGELGYPMVVRPSFTMGGTGSGMAYDETDLRRIAGAGLAASPTTEVLLEESILGWKEYELEVMRDKADNVVIICSIENLDPMGTHTGDSITVAPAMTLTDREYQKMRDLAIGIIRAVGVDTGGCNIQYAVNPVDGRLIVIEMNPRVSRSSALASKATGFPIAKIAAKVAIGYTLDEIPNDITTRPGGQSTPASFEPALDYVVVKVPRFAFEKFPGADRTLTTHMKSVGEAMAFGRNFTEALQKALRSLESKDAVFDWRKEYVDLDKAALLEEIKTPTDGRLKRVMDALRAGATAEEIFEATAIDPWFVDQLVLINEIAVEVTEAPELTPAVLRKAKRHGFSDEQIGRIRGMSADVVRGVRHALGIRPVYKTVDTCAAEFAAQTPYHYSSYDEETEVAPRERPAVIILGSGPNRIGQGIEFDYSCVHASLALAEAGYETVMVNCNPETVSTDYDTSDRLYFEPLTLEDVLEIVHAEQQAGPVAGVLVQLGGQTPLGLAAGLKANDVPIVGTSPEAIHLAEDRGSFGRVLAQAGLTAPKHGTATSFPEAQKIAAEIGYPVLVRPSYVLGGRGMEIVYGEDALRAYLDKYVAAGLISVEAPVLVDRFLDDAVEIDVDALFDGEELFLGGVMEHIEEAGIHSGDSSCALPPITLGAREIADIRRATEGIARGVGVRGLINIQFALSADILYVLEANPRASRTVPFVSKATATPLAKAAARVMLGESIADLRAAGVLPAHGDGGDLPADQPIAVKEAVMPFNRFKTPDGQNVDTVLGPEMKSTGEVMGFDADFGTAFAKSQAAAYGPLPTAGKVFVSMANRDKRHMIFPIKVLADLGFEILATQGTAEVLRRNGVTAGIVRKHFEGAGEHGEPTSVQLIDSGEVQLIINTPDGSDGTGHARYDGYEIRTAAVRANIPCITTVQGLGAAVQGIEASRRGDIGVRSLQDWASIVRRAR, from the coding sequence GTGCCGAAGCGCGAAGACATCACGTCGATCATGGTGATCGGCTCGGGGCCGATCATCATCGGCCAGGCCGCCGAGTTCGACTACTCCGGCACCCAGGCGTGCCGGGTGCTGAAGGAGGAGGGCCTGCGGGTCATCCTCGTGAACTCCAACCCGGCCACGATCATGACCGACCCGGAGTTCGCCGACGCGACCTACGTCGAGCCGATCACCCCGGAGTTCGTCGAGAAGGTCATCGCCAAGGAGCGCCCCGACGCGCTGCTCGCGACCCTCGGCGGCCAGACGGCGCTCAACGCCGCCATGGCCCTGGCCGCGAACGGCGTGCTGGAGAAGTACGGCGTGGAGCTCATCGGCGCCAGCATCGAGGCGATCGACCGCGGCGAGAACCGCCAGGTGTTCAAGAAGATCGTCGAGGAGCTGGGCGGCGAGTCCGCCAAGTCGGTCATCTGCCACACCATGGAGGACTGCCTGGCCGCGGCCGGCGAGCTCGGCTACCCGATGGTGGTGCGGCCCTCGTTCACCATGGGCGGCACCGGCTCGGGCATGGCCTACGACGAGACCGACCTGCGCCGCATCGCCGGCGCCGGCCTGGCCGCCAGCCCCACCACCGAGGTGCTCCTCGAGGAGTCGATCCTCGGCTGGAAGGAGTACGAGCTGGAGGTGATGCGCGACAAGGCCGACAACGTCGTGATCATCTGCTCGATCGAGAACCTCGACCCGATGGGCACCCACACCGGCGACTCGATCACCGTCGCGCCGGCGATGACGCTCACCGACCGCGAGTACCAGAAGATGCGCGACCTGGCGATCGGCATCATCCGCGCCGTCGGCGTCGACACCGGCGGCTGCAACATCCAGTACGCCGTGAACCCGGTCGACGGTCGCCTGATCGTCATCGAGATGAACCCGCGGGTGTCGCGCTCCAGCGCGCTGGCCTCCAAGGCGACCGGCTTCCCGATCGCCAAGATCGCGGCGAAGGTGGCCATCGGCTACACCCTCGATGAGATCCCCAACGACATCACCACCCGCCCCGGCGGCCAGAGCACGCCGGCGAGCTTCGAGCCGGCGCTGGACTACGTCGTGGTCAAGGTCCCGCGCTTCGCCTTCGAGAAGTTCCCCGGTGCCGACCGCACGCTGACCACGCACATGAAGTCGGTCGGCGAGGCGATGGCGTTCGGCCGCAACTTCACCGAGGCGCTGCAGAAGGCGCTGCGCTCCCTGGAGAGCAAGGACGCGGTCTTCGACTGGCGCAAGGAGTACGTCGACCTCGACAAGGCCGCGCTGCTCGAGGAGATCAAGACCCCGACCGACGGCCGGCTCAAGCGGGTCATGGACGCGCTGCGCGCCGGCGCGACGGCGGAGGAGATCTTCGAGGCCACCGCGATCGACCCGTGGTTCGTCGACCAGCTCGTGCTGATCAACGAGATCGCGGTCGAGGTCACCGAGGCCCCCGAGCTCACCCCCGCGGTGCTGCGCAAGGCCAAGCGGCACGGCTTCTCCGATGAGCAGATCGGCCGGATCCGCGGCATGTCCGCCGACGTGGTGCGCGGGGTGCGCCACGCGCTGGGCATCCGCCCGGTCTACAAGACCGTCGACACCTGCGCGGCGGAGTTCGCCGCGCAGACGCCGTACCACTACTCCTCCTACGACGAGGAGACCGAGGTCGCGCCGCGCGAGCGGCCCGCGGTGATCATCCTGGGCTCCGGCCCGAACCGGATCGGGCAGGGCATCGAGTTCGACTACTCCTGCGTGCACGCCTCCCTCGCGCTCGCCGAGGCCGGCTACGAGACCGTGATGGTCAACTGCAACCCCGAGACGGTCTCCACCGACTACGACACCTCCGACCGGCTCTACTTCGAGCCGCTCACCCTCGAGGACGTCCTGGAGATCGTGCACGCCGAGCAGCAGGCCGGTCCGGTCGCGGGCGTCCTGGTGCAGCTGGGCGGGCAGACCCCGCTCGGCCTGGCCGCCGGGCTCAAGGCCAACGACGTCCCGATCGTCGGCACCTCGCCCGAGGCGATCCACCTCGCCGAGGACCGCGGCTCCTTCGGCCGGGTGCTCGCCCAGGCCGGGCTCACCGCGCCCAAGCACGGCACGGCCACCTCCTTCCCCGAGGCGCAGAAGATCGCCGCCGAGATCGGCTACCCGGTGCTGGTGCGCCCGTCGTACGTCCTGGGCGGGCGCGGCATGGAGATCGTGTACGGCGAGGACGCGCTGCGCGCCTACCTCGACAAGTACGTCGCGGCGGGCCTGATCTCCGTGGAGGCGCCGGTCCTGGTGGACCGGTTCCTCGACGACGCGGTCGAGATCGACGTGGACGCGCTCTTCGACGGCGAGGAGCTCTTCCTCGGCGGCGTGATGGAGCACATCGAGGAGGCCGGCATCCACTCCGGTGACTCCTCCTGCGCGCTGCCGCCGATCACCCTGGGCGCCCGCGAGATCGCCGACATCCGTCGGGCCACCGAGGGCATCGCCCGCGGGGTCGGGGTGCGCGGCCTGATCAACATCCAGTTCGCGCTGAGCGCCGACATCCTCTACGTCCTGGAGGCCAACCCGCGCGCCAGCCGCACGGTGCCGTTCGTCTCCAAGGCCACCGCGACGCCGCTGGCCAAGGCCGCGGCGCGGGTGATGCTCGGGGAGTCGATCGCCGACCTGCGCGCCGCCGGCGTGCTGCCCGCGCACGGCGACGGCGGCGACCTGCCCGCCGACCAGCCGATCGCGGTCAAGGAGGCGGTGATGCCCTTCAACCGGTTCAAGACCCCTGACGGGCAGAACGTCGACACGGTGCTCGGCCCGGAGATGAAGTCGACCGGCGAGGTGATGGGCTTCGACGCCGACTTCGGCACCGCGTTCGCCAAGAGCCAGGCGGCGGCGTACGGCCCGCTGCCCACGGCCGGCAAGGTGTTCGTCTCGATGGCGAACCGCGACAAGCGGCACATGATCTTCCCGATCAAGGTGCTCGCCGACCTCGGCTTCGAGATCCTGGCCACCCAGGGCACCGCGGAGGTGCTGCGCCGCAACGGCGTCACCGCCGGCATCGTGCGCAAGCACTTCGAGGGCGCGGGCGAGCACGGCGAGCCCACGTCGGTGCAGCTGATCGACAGCGGCGAGGTGCAGCTGATCATCAACACCCCCGACGGCTCCGACGGCACCGGCCACGCCCGCTACGACGGCTATGAGATCCGCACCGCGGCGGTCCGCGCCAACATCCCGTGCATCACCACGGTGCAGGGGCTCGGCGCGGCGGTGCAGGGCATCGAGGCCTCGCGTCGCGGCGACATCGGCGTGCGCAGCCTGCAGGACTGGGCATCGATCGTGCGACGGGCGAGGTGA
- a CDS encoding quinone-dependent dihydroorotate dehydrogenase, translated as MIYRSLFDHVLVRTDPEQAHHVAFRALRAGGPVLAGLARLDRAAGRAPGRPVEVMGLRFPHVLGLAAGFDKNAVGIDALGALGYGHVEIGTVTGEAQPGNPRPRLFRLPEDGAIINRMGFNNDGAEAVAVRLAERRRRRTLRGGGPGPVLGINIGKTKVVPEDDEAAVLADYRKSAGLLAPYADYLVVNVSSPNTPGLRNLQAVERLAPLLAAVRETADAAVPARRVPLLVKIAPDLADEDVREVADLATATGLDGIIATNTTISREGLRSAPEKVAAIGAGGLSGRPLTERSLEVLRLLRAQVGDDLALVSVGGITTVEDARARLDAGADLLQAYSAFIYEGPLWARRIVAGLEGRQA; from the coding sequence GTGATCTACCGCAGCCTCTTCGACCACGTCCTGGTCCGCACGGACCCCGAGCAGGCCCACCACGTCGCGTTCCGTGCGCTGCGGGCGGGCGGGCCGGTCCTGGCCGGCCTCGCCCGGCTGGACCGCGCCGCCGGCCGGGCGCCCGGGCGCCCGGTGGAGGTCATGGGGCTGCGGTTCCCGCACGTGCTGGGGCTCGCGGCGGGGTTCGACAAGAACGCCGTGGGCATCGACGCGCTCGGCGCGCTGGGCTACGGCCACGTCGAGATCGGCACGGTCACGGGGGAGGCCCAGCCGGGCAACCCCCGCCCGCGGCTGTTCCGGCTGCCCGAGGACGGCGCGATCATCAACCGGATGGGCTTCAACAACGACGGCGCCGAGGCGGTCGCGGTGCGGCTCGCCGAGCGGCGCCGTCGCCGGACCCTGCGCGGCGGCGGTCCCGGCCCGGTGCTGGGCATCAACATCGGCAAGACCAAGGTCGTGCCCGAGGACGACGAGGCGGCGGTGCTCGCGGACTACCGCAAGAGCGCGGGCCTGCTCGCGCCGTACGCCGACTACCTGGTGGTCAACGTCAGCTCGCCGAACACCCCGGGCCTGCGCAACCTGCAGGCCGTGGAGCGGCTCGCGCCGCTGCTGGCGGCGGTGCGCGAGACCGCCGACGCCGCGGTCCCCGCGCGCCGGGTGCCGCTGCTGGTCAAGATCGCCCCCGACCTCGCCGACGAGGACGTGCGCGAGGTGGCCGACCTGGCCACCGCCACCGGGCTGGACGGCATCATCGCCACCAACACGACGATCTCGCGCGAGGGGCTGCGCTCCGCGCCCGAGAAGGTCGCGGCGATCGGCGCCGGCGGGCTCTCCGGTCGCCCCCTCACCGAGCGGTCCCTGGAGGTCCTGCGGCTGCTGCGGGCGCAGGTCGGTGACGACCTGGCCCTGGTCTCGGTCGGCGGCATCACCACCGTCGAGGACGCCCGCGCGCGCCTCGACGCCGGAGCCGACCTGCTGCAGGCCTACTCCGCGTTCATCTACGAGGGGCCGCTGTGGGCGCGCCGGATCGTCGCGGGCCTCGAGGGCCGTCAGGCATGA
- a CDS encoding dihydroorotate dehydrogenase electron transfer subunit — translation MSPVHATGELLASRKVGAYHHLSVVARGVAEQFRPGTFVAASVGTPGTSATLAPRPLWIHRVRPVGGYGLALQLVLEVRGPGTRWLAEQPVGARLELTGPLGRPFALPKEPVACVLVGEGYSAAPLFPLAERLRERGCAVTLLLGAPDEAHLLSALEARRSARAVTVVTRDGSVGQRGEIAGAVAEVLRRAEAAVVYAAGPAPMLHAVAAAAETHGAWSQCAVERPLACATGLCHGCPVPVVGEDGVARTVRACVDGPVFRGDRVRWAEVVR, via the coding sequence GTGAGTCCCGTGCACGCGACCGGCGAGCTGCTGGCCAGCCGCAAGGTCGGCGCGTACCACCACCTCAGCGTCGTCGCCCGCGGCGTCGCCGAGCAGTTCCGCCCCGGCACCTTCGTCGCGGCGAGCGTCGGCACCCCCGGGACCTCCGCGACCCTCGCGCCCCGGCCGCTGTGGATCCACCGGGTCCGCCCCGTCGGCGGCTACGGGCTCGCGCTCCAGCTGGTGCTCGAGGTCCGCGGGCCCGGCACCCGCTGGCTCGCCGAGCAGCCGGTCGGCGCCCGACTGGAGCTCACCGGGCCGCTCGGGCGCCCGTTCGCGCTGCCCAAGGAGCCCGTGGCGTGCGTGCTGGTGGGGGAGGGCTACTCCGCCGCCCCGCTGTTCCCGCTCGCCGAGCGGCTGCGCGAGCGCGGCTGCGCGGTGACCCTGCTCCTGGGCGCCCCCGACGAGGCGCACCTGCTCTCCGCCCTGGAGGCCCGGCGCTCCGCGCGCGCCGTCACCGTGGTGACCCGGGACGGCTCGGTCGGCCAGCGCGGCGAGATCGCGGGTGCGGTCGCGGAGGTGCTGCGCCGTGCCGAGGCCGCCGTCGTGTACGCCGCCGGGCCCGCGCCGATGCTGCACGCCGTGGCCGCCGCGGCCGAGACCCACGGCGCCTGGAGCCAGTGCGCGGTCGAGCGGCCGCTGGCCTGCGCGACCGGGCTGTGCCACGGCTGCCCGGTGCCGGTCGTCGGCGAGGACGGCGTGGCCCGCACCGTGCGCGCCTGCGTGGACGGCCCGGTCTTCCGGGGGGACCGGGTGCGCTGGGCCGAGGTGGTCCGATGA
- a CDS encoding nitronate monooxygenase encodes MSGPRSAPQIPGLALRNPVLTAAGCGGTGRELAAYTPLDALGAFTTRTITLNPRPGGPVPRVVETPSGLVHSTGCPNPGLEGFLATELPPLVQAGARVVVSVAAASVQEYADLVGRLSRAPGIAAVEVNLSAPDAAAHGLFDVREPFHITSVLTAVLRELPPGVPVLAKLRPDVLRVVEAARTAAESGAVAVVVGGPQPAALPDGRAAGLSGPAIRPLALRCVTEVRAALPSLPVIGAGGIATAADAREFLRAGATAVQLGTALLHDPTTAGRLVAALASDGPDGEDGEESSAEGAGSAPAPPARPARPVQINTDPTQEHR; translated from the coding sequence ATGAGCGGCCCGCGCAGCGCCCCGCAGATCCCCGGGCTGGCACTGCGCAACCCGGTCCTCACCGCCGCCGGGTGCGGCGGCACCGGCCGCGAGCTCGCGGCGTACACGCCCCTGGACGCGCTCGGCGCGTTCACCACCCGCACGATCACCCTCAACCCGCGCCCCGGCGGGCCCGTGCCGCGCGTGGTGGAGACGCCGTCCGGGCTGGTGCACTCCACCGGCTGCCCCAACCCCGGCCTCGAGGGCTTCTTGGCCACCGAGCTGCCGCCGCTGGTGCAGGCCGGCGCCCGCGTCGTGGTCTCGGTGGCCGCCGCCTCGGTGCAGGAGTACGCCGACCTGGTGGGCCGCCTCAGCCGCGCGCCGGGAATCGCCGCGGTCGAGGTCAACCTCTCCGCACCCGACGCCGCCGCGCACGGGCTGTTCGACGTGCGCGAGCCGTTCCACATCACCAGCGTGCTCACCGCCGTGCTGCGCGAGCTGCCGCCCGGCGTCCCGGTGCTGGCCAAGCTGCGGCCCGACGTGCTCCGCGTGGTGGAGGCGGCCCGCACCGCGGCCGAGTCCGGCGCCGTCGCCGTCGTCGTGGGCGGGCCGCAGCCCGCCGCGCTCCCGGACGGCCGCGCCGCCGGGCTCAGCGGCCCGGCCATCCGCCCGCTCGCGCTGCGCTGCGTCACCGAGGTGCGCGCGGCGCTGCCGTCGCTGCCCGTCATCGGCGCCGGCGGCATCGCCACGGCCGCCGACGCCCGGGAGTTCCTGCGCGCCGGGGCGACCGCTGTCCAGCTCGGCACGGCCCTGCTGCACGACCCGACCACCGCCGGCCGGCTGGTCGCCGCGCTCGCCTCCGACGGGCCGGACGGCGAGGACGGCGAGGAGAGCAGCGCCGAAGGCGCCGGCTCGGCCCCGGCGCCGCCCGCGCGACCGGCCCGCCCGGTCCAGATCAACACCGACCCCACCCAGGAGCACCGATGA
- the pyrF gene encoding orotidine-5'-phosphate decarboxylase, with the protein MTSTAVPFGTRLHAAVAERGPLCVGIDPHAALLQAWGLGDDVAGLERFALSTVEAVAPHASVIKPQSAFYERFGSRGVAVLERVVAESRAAGALVLLDVKRGDIGSTSQAYADAYLDPSSPLAVDAITASPFLGFGSLDPMVHTAQRHGAGVFVLALTSNPEGAEVQHAVAADGRTVAGTVLDSLRTLNAAEVAAGAPAGSFGAVVGATIGESAEDLDIAGPLLAPGYGAQGGTREDLRRIFGAAARHVLPSSSRDVLRLGPDAAAMRDAVLRANDELAVLR; encoded by the coding sequence ATGACCAGCACCGCCGTCCCGTTCGGCACCCGCCTGCACGCGGCCGTCGCCGAGCGCGGTCCGCTCTGCGTGGGGATCGACCCGCACGCCGCCCTGCTGCAGGCGTGGGGGCTCGGCGACGACGTCGCCGGCCTGGAGCGGTTCGCGCTGAGCACCGTCGAGGCGGTGGCGCCGCACGCCTCGGTCATCAAGCCCCAGTCGGCGTTCTACGAGCGCTTCGGCAGCCGCGGCGTCGCGGTGCTGGAGCGGGTGGTCGCCGAGTCGCGGGCCGCCGGCGCGCTGGTGCTGCTCGACGTCAAGCGCGGCGACATCGGCTCCACCTCCCAGGCCTACGCCGACGCCTACCTCGACCCGTCCTCACCGCTGGCCGTCGACGCGATCACCGCCAGCCCGTTCCTCGGGTTCGGCTCGCTGGACCCGATGGTGCACACCGCGCAGCGCCACGGCGCCGGCGTCTTCGTGCTCGCGCTGACCTCCAACCCGGAGGGCGCCGAGGTGCAGCACGCGGTGGCCGCCGACGGGCGCACGGTCGCCGGCACGGTGCTCGACTCGCTGCGCACGCTCAACGCCGCCGAGGTCGCGGCGGGCGCCCCGGCCGGCAGCTTCGGCGCGGTGGTCGGCGCCACGATCGGGGAGAGCGCCGAGGACCTCGACATCGCCGGCCCGCTGCTCGCCCCCGGGTACGGCGCCCAGGGCGGCACCCGCGAGGACCTGCGCCGCATCTTCGGCGCGGCCGCCCGCCACGTGCTGCCGAGCTCCTCGCGCGACGTCCTGCGGCTGGGCCCGGACGCCGCCGCGATGCGCGACGCGGTGCTGCGCGCGAACGACGAGCTCGCGGTCCTGCGCTGA
- the mihF gene encoding integration host factor, actinobacterial type, whose product MALPPLTPEQRQAALEKAAASRRERAEVKNRLKNSGASIIEVIREGQVNEVVGKMKVVDLLQSMPGLGKVRARQTMERLGIAESRRVRGLGAKQVAALEAEFASRDA is encoded by the coding sequence GTGGCTCTGCCCCCGCTCACCCCCGAACAGCGCCAGGCAGCACTCGAGAAGGCGGCCGCGTCCCGCCGCGAGCGGGCCGAGGTGAAGAACCGCCTGAAGAACTCCGGCGCCTCCATCATCGAGGTGATCCGCGAGGGACAGGTCAACGAGGTCGTCGGCAAGATGAAGGTCGTCGACCTGCTCCAGTCGATGCCCGGCCTGGGCAAGGTGCGGGCCCGCCAGACCATGGAGCGCCTGGGCATCGCCGAGAGCCGCCGCGTGCGCGGCCTCGGCGCCAAGCAGGTCGCGGCCCTCGAGGCCGAGTTCGCCTCGCGCGACGCGTGA
- the gmk gene encoding guanylate kinase has product MSTPERRSRLVVLAGPTAVGKGTVAAAVREAHPEVWISVSATTRPPRPGEENGVHYWFVSDAEFDRMIAEEDLLEWAVVHKAARYGTPRQPVELALASGQPAMLEIDLQGARQVRRTMPDALFVFLSPPSWDELVRRLVGRGTETAEQRERRLETARVELAAESEFDITIVNHEVHEAAEQLVALLKQPPTDL; this is encoded by the coding sequence GTGAGCACCCCCGAGCGCCGCTCCCGACTCGTCGTCCTGGCCGGCCCGACGGCCGTCGGCAAGGGCACGGTGGCCGCCGCTGTCCGCGAGGCGCACCCCGAGGTCTGGATCTCGGTCTCCGCGACCACCCGCCCGCCGCGTCCCGGCGAGGAGAACGGCGTCCACTACTGGTTCGTCTCCGACGCCGAGTTCGACCGGATGATCGCCGAGGAGGACCTGCTGGAGTGGGCGGTGGTGCACAAGGCCGCCCGCTACGGCACGCCGCGCCAGCCGGTCGAGCTCGCCCTGGCCAGCGGCCAGCCCGCGATGCTGGAGATCGACCTGCAGGGCGCGCGCCAGGTCCGCCGCACGATGCCCGACGCGTTGTTCGTCTTCTTGAGCCCCCCGTCGTGGGATGAGCTGGTGCGCCGACTCGTCGGTCGCGGCACCGAGACGGCCGAGCAGCGCGAGCGCCGACTGGAGACCGCACGTGTCGAGCTGGCGGCCGAGTCGGAGTTCGATATCACCATCGTCAACCATGAAGTTCACGAGGCAGCCGAGCAGTTGGTAGCCTTGCTGAAGCAACCACCGACAGATCTGTGA
- the rpoZ gene encoding DNA-directed RNA polymerase subunit omega, whose product MPGPIIDAQGVTNPPIDDLLTKTDSKYKLVLYSAKRARQINAYYSQLGEGLLEYVGPLVDTHVQEKPLSIALREISEDLLTCEDIDPAELAAEAAAQAAAADAGFNAEA is encoded by the coding sequence GTGCCTGGACCCATCATCGACGCTCAGGGTGTCACCAACCCTCCGATCGACGACCTGCTCACCAAGACCGACAGCAAGTACAAGCTGGTGCTCTACAGCGCCAAGCGCGCACGTCAGATCAACGCCTACTACTCCCAGCTCGGCGAGGGCCTGCTGGAGTACGTCGGTCCGCTCGTGGACACCCACGTGCAGGAGAAGCCCCTCTCGATCGCGCTGCGCGAGATCAGCGAGGACCTGCTGACCTGCGAGGACATCGACCCGGCCGAGCTGGCTGCCGAGGCTGCGGCGCAGGCTGCCGCCGCGGACGCCGGCTTCAACGCCGAGGCGTGA
- the coaBC gene encoding bifunctional phosphopantothenoylcysteine decarboxylase/phosphopantothenate--cysteine ligase CoaBC has translation MSPEGARPVARPQVVLGVSGGIAAYKACELLRRFTESGHDVTVVPTESALRFVGAPTWAALSGRPVATEVWDGVHEVPHVRIGQAADLVVIAPATADLMAKAAHGQADDLLTNTLLTARCPVVFAPAMHTEMWEHPATRDNVATLRRRGAIVIEPAEGRLTGKDTGKGRLPEPGEIFELARDVLTRARSGAAGPGDDLAGRQVVVSAGGTREYLDPVRFLGNRSSGLQGVALARAAAARGAEVTLVAANVALPDPAGMKVVRVETTAQLRDAVVGAAAGADAVVMAAAPADFRPASVSEAKIKKAADGSAAPLELVQNPDILHEISTQRVRADSVVVGFAAETGDATGSVLDLARAKLARKGCDLLVVNDVSGGAVFGQPDNEAVILAADGAAVEVPRGSKAALAHAIWDQVAARLT, from the coding sequence GTGTCCCCTGAGGGGGCACGGCCTGTTGCGCGTCCGCAGGTCGTCCTCGGGGTCTCCGGCGGCATCGCGGCGTACAAGGCCTGCGAGCTGCTGCGCCGCTTCACCGAGTCCGGCCACGACGTCACCGTCGTGCCGACCGAGTCCGCGCTGCGGTTCGTCGGCGCGCCCACCTGGGCCGCGCTCTCCGGCCGGCCGGTGGCCACCGAGGTCTGGGACGGCGTGCACGAGGTCCCGCACGTGCGCATCGGGCAGGCGGCCGACCTGGTCGTGATCGCCCCGGCGACCGCCGACCTGATGGCCAAGGCCGCCCACGGGCAGGCCGACGACCTGCTCACCAACACGCTGCTGACCGCGCGTTGCCCGGTGGTCTTCGCCCCCGCGATGCACACCGAGATGTGGGAGCACCCGGCCACCCGCGACAACGTCGCCACCCTGCGCCGCCGCGGCGCGATCGTGATCGAGCCCGCCGAGGGCCGCCTGACCGGCAAGGACACCGGCAAGGGGCGGCTGCCCGAGCCGGGCGAGATCTTCGAGCTCGCCCGCGACGTGCTGACCCGCGCCCGCAGCGGCGCCGCCGGCCCCGGTGACGACCTCGCCGGGCGCCAGGTCGTGGTCTCGGCCGGCGGCACCCGGGAGTACCTCGACCCCGTCCGCTTCCTGGGCAACCGCTCCTCGGGCCTGCAGGGCGTGGCCCTGGCCCGCGCCGCGGCGGCTCGTGGCGCCGAGGTGACGCTGGTGGCCGCCAACGTCGCGCTGCCCGACCCTGCCGGCATGAAGGTGGTGCGGGTCGAGACGACCGCCCAGCTGCGCGACGCCGTGGTCGGTGCCGCCGCCGGCGCCGACGCGGTCGTGATGGCCGCGGCACCCGCCGACTTCCGGCCCGCGAGCGTCAGCGAGGCCAAGATCAAGAAGGCCGCCGACGGCAGCGCCGCGCCGTTGGAGCTGGTGCAGAACCCCGACATCCTCCACGAGATCAGCACCCAGCGGGTGCGGGCCGACAGCGTCGTGGTCGGCTTCGCGGCCGAGACCGGCGACGCCACCGGCTCGGTGCTCGACCTCGCCCGGGCCAAGCTGGCCCGCAAGGGCTGCGACCTGCTCGTCGTCAACGACGTCAGCGGGGGAGCGGTGTTCGGTCAGCCCGACAACGAGGCAGTGATCCTCGCCGCCGACGGCGCCGCCGTCGAGGTGCCGCGCGGCTCGAAGGCCGCGCTCGCGCACGCGATCTGGGACCAGGTCGCCGCGCGGCTTACCTAA